A genomic region of Armatimonadota bacterium contains the following coding sequences:
- a CDS encoding ABC transporter permease: MANQTIEVTPVRTPPEPHTNGNSPFDMPEQERARGFNPVSIIMAFHGVGANKLRAFLTMLGIIIGVGAVIIAVAIGQGSREAVAQSLRQLGTNVLAIFAGQQRQGGIGFGMGSSTQLKPSDAQAILRECPTIRRVSPQVNRNAQVKFLDKNSSTTIYGQGNDYPDISNHHVRIGRFLTADDVRTQRRVAVVGDTVYQDLFGQRSAVGKSIRIAGQRFDVVGVLQRKGGTGFRSPDDGVYVPYTTAMRRLFGMENIQVINCQARTDAVMTRAQAEITKTLRRLHHLSDNQDDDFRIFNQADLADAQNQQQDTFSSLITYLAIVSLVVGGVGIMNIMLVSVTERTREIGVRKAIGAKRKDILSQFLLEALFLSLIGGLLGVGFGIAGAKTVQAVNNWTVVIAPSTVIMAFSFSALVGAFFGFYPAWKAAQMNPIEALRYE, encoded by the coding sequence ATGGCCAACCAGACAATCGAAGTAACGCCGGTGCGAACACCGCCGGAACCGCATACCAACGGGAACTCACCCTTCGATATGCCGGAACAGGAGCGCGCGCGCGGGTTCAATCCTGTGAGCATCATCATGGCGTTCCACGGAGTTGGCGCGAACAAGCTCCGCGCCTTCCTCACGATGCTGGGCATCATCATCGGCGTCGGGGCCGTCATTATCGCCGTGGCAATCGGCCAGGGGTCCCGCGAAGCGGTGGCCCAGAGCCTGCGCCAACTGGGGACGAACGTGCTGGCAATATTCGCCGGTCAGCAACGGCAGGGCGGCATCGGATTCGGAATGGGTTCGAGCACGCAGTTGAAGCCCTCCGATGCCCAGGCCATCCTTCGCGAGTGTCCCACCATTCGCCGGGTATCGCCCCAGGTGAACCGCAACGCCCAGGTGAAGTTCTTGGATAAGAACAGCAGCACCACCATCTACGGCCAGGGAAACGATTACCCGGATATCAGCAACCACCACGTGCGCATCGGCAGATTCCTCACCGCTGACGATGTCCGGACACAACGCCGCGTTGCCGTGGTTGGCGACACCGTTTACCAGGACCTTTTCGGGCAGCGGTCGGCCGTCGGCAAATCGATCCGCATCGCCGGCCAGCGTTTTGACGTTGTGGGCGTACTGCAGCGAAAGGGCGGCACGGGCTTCCGGAGCCCGGACGACGGTGTGTATGTCCCCTACACCACCGCCATGCGGCGCCTCTTCGGCATGGAGAACATCCAGGTCATCAACTGCCAGGCGCGGACCGACGCGGTGATGACCCGCGCCCAGGCTGAGATCACAAAGACGCTCCGGAGGCTTCACCACTTGTCCGACAACCAGGACGATGATTTCCGAATCTTCAACCAGGCGGACCTGGCCGACGCTCAGAATCAGCAGCAGGATACTTTCTCGTCGCTTATCACGTATCTCGCCATCGTGTCGCTGGTGGTTGGCGGCGTAGGCATCATGAACATCATGCTCGTTTCCGTTACCGAGCGAACGCGGGAGATCGGCGTGCGCAAGGCCATCGGCGCCAAGCGCAAGGATATCCTGAGCCAGTTTCTCCTGGAAGCCCTGTTCCTCTCGCTGATTGGCGGCCTCCTTGGGGTGGGCTTCGGCATCGCCGGGGCCAAGACCGTGCAAGCCGTCAACAACTGGACCGTCGTCATCGCGCCTTCAACGGTCATCATGGCATTCAGCTTTTCCGCGCTTGTTGGGGCCTTTTTCGGCTTCTACCCGGCGTGGAAGGCTGCCCAGATGAACCCGATTGAGGCGCTCCGATACGAGTAG
- a CDS encoding efflux RND transporter periplasmic adaptor subunit, whose product MKKRPKSWVAALFVVVLAGILYYAFGNKAPDASKLTQYKIAKAEKGTVKKTVSATGTLQPWKVVDIKSKAGGRVLEMKVDVGTQVRPGQEIARIDPSDTNLAYSQAEADTQSSIARTTQSKTTYELTKKQTAISIANAQSALDSARESLATAQSRRDAAKRTADNQTALTKASIEQAQANYNQAVTSLDQLQATQAQTRSSAQSAYDSAVANANNSEKNLNRQQSLLAKGFVSQQVVDAAQASNDVAQASVNSAKTKLDTLGAELKADVDVAKSRVAQAKAALNTANVNRNDIQAQRDAYRQAENAVRQANAQVAQADLALTQAKLNAANNQLRNLDITSAKAAEMRSEATLKNAKDTLDQTTVRSPSEGVVLTKYVDQGTIITSGLSLNSTGSSIVQLGVTTRMFVDVTVDETDIASVDDGQTVDVSFDAYPGVPFEGKVARIDPQAVVTQNVTNIHVRVEIDNSSPTFRLLKPGMNATCDFVVDNKDNVIAVPNSAVQTDDNGSYVQIASGGTVAPVDPASGLTVDPNTLVGVKLTRRPIEVGVLGNDTTEVTSGLKEGEVIVVETIEPATTTPQASTPFAGGGGRPGGGGRGR is encoded by the coding sequence TTGAAGAAGCGGCCAAAATCCTGGGTAGCGGCCTTGTTTGTGGTGGTCCTCGCGGGGATCCTCTACTACGCCTTCGGCAACAAGGCGCCGGATGCCTCGAAGTTGACTCAGTACAAGATCGCCAAGGCAGAGAAGGGAACCGTCAAGAAGACTGTCTCCGCGACAGGGACACTCCAGCCGTGGAAGGTTGTGGACATCAAGTCGAAGGCAGGCGGCCGCGTGCTGGAGATGAAGGTGGACGTAGGCACCCAAGTGCGCCCCGGTCAGGAGATTGCGCGGATCGACCCCTCGGATACGAACCTGGCATACAGCCAGGCCGAGGCGGATACGCAGTCGTCAATCGCCAGAACCACCCAGAGCAAGACCACGTACGAGCTCACTAAGAAACAGACAGCGATCAGCATCGCCAACGCGCAGTCCGCGCTTGATTCCGCGAGGGAAAGCCTCGCCACCGCGCAGTCTCGCCGGGACGCGGCCAAGCGGACGGCGGACAACCAGACAGCGCTGACAAAAGCGTCCATTGAACAAGCGCAGGCGAACTACAACCAGGCCGTGACATCCTTGGACCAGTTGCAGGCGACGCAGGCACAAACCCGTTCCAGCGCCCAGAGCGCCTATGACAGCGCGGTCGCAAACGCGAACAACTCCGAGAAGAACCTCAACCGGCAGCAGAGCCTGCTAGCGAAAGGCTTCGTCTCCCAGCAGGTGGTGGACGCCGCGCAGGCGAGCAATGACGTTGCGCAGGCGAGCGTGAACAGCGCGAAGACAAAACTGGACACATTGGGCGCCGAATTGAAGGCCGATGTCGATGTGGCGAAATCACGCGTGGCGCAGGCCAAGGCGGCACTGAACACCGCTAACGTGAACCGCAATGACATCCAGGCGCAGCGCGATGCCTACCGACAGGCGGAGAATGCCGTCCGACAGGCCAACGCCCAGGTTGCTCAGGCGGACCTCGCACTCACGCAGGCCAAGCTCAACGCCGCAAACAACCAACTCCGAAATCTGGACATTACGAGCGCGAAGGCCGCGGAGATGCGCAGCGAGGCCACGCTGAAAAACGCGAAGGACACGCTGGATCAGACAACGGTACGCTCCCCGTCCGAAGGCGTCGTATTAACCAAGTACGTCGACCAGGGTACCATTATCACGTCGGGTCTCTCGTTGAACTCGACAGGTTCCAGCATCGTCCAGCTTGGCGTTACCACCCGGATGTTCGTGGACGTCACGGTGGATGAAACGGATATCGCGAGCGTTGATGACGGACAGACAGTGGATGTGAGCTTCGACGCCTACCCCGGCGTCCCATTCGAGGGGAAGGTGGCCCGCATCGATCCGCAGGCTGTGGTCACTCAGAACGTAACAAATATCCACGTCCGCGTGGAAATTGACAACTCGTCGCCCACGTTCCGCCTCTTAAAGCCGGGAATGAACGCCACGTGTGATTTTGTCGTCGATAACAAGGACAATGTGATCGCAGTACCGAACAGCGCCGTGCAGACAGATGACAATGGAAGCTACGTGCAGATCGCCAGCGGCGGCACCGTGGCCCCCGTTGATCCCGCATCCGGGCTGACGGTTGATCCCAACACGCTTGTAGGTGTGAAGCTAACGCGCCGGCCCATCGAAGTGGGAGTGCTTGGCAACGATACGACGGAAGTGACCAGCGGCCTGAAGGAAGGTGAAGTCATCGTCGTCGAGACCATCGAGCCGGCCACTACGACGCCGCAGGCCAGCACACCGTTCGCGGGCGGCGGCGGGAGACCCGGCGGCGGCGGCCGCGGTCGCTGA
- a CDS encoding TolC family protein, with protein sequence MRKLTLNSLIAVAMLAQLGRTWAQSPAPAPGEPLTLDVAIQTALANHKQITSAESQLEGAQAQLTQSKSAWYPQISPTYSYRNSTSQHNQSSFDLTTQGTSVSLQQTIFDSGRREIGIAQSRNSVRSATLGVQNTREAVILNVTTSYYQLLRTKDLVRVAESGLERARTTLEATKAFVEAGSSAKKDTLQAQADYSNADVQVIQARNNVRLAQTSLRQAMGLTSNQDIVTPDQPVPAPSETPDTKVASDYIDQALAHRPDLKQTEIGVDSSRRSVRLAKINAGPTLESTLSSTYSAHPSPGLDKIVAVSVTYPLFDAGSSRARVREASAGLRGAQAQLELSRQAIAADVESAYLSREEARSRITAAQSALTASRSNYDAASQSRTEGVGTILDVITAENSLITAETNTVQAIYDYYSADALLQRSVGANDTYVSAGGKS encoded by the coding sequence ATGCGCAAACTTACACTCAATTCACTGATAGCGGTTGCCATGCTCGCCCAGCTGGGACGAACTTGGGCCCAATCGCCGGCGCCCGCACCCGGCGAACCGCTGACGCTGGACGTCGCGATTCAAACAGCGTTGGCCAACCACAAGCAGATCACCTCCGCGGAGAGCCAGCTTGAGGGCGCCCAGGCACAACTTACTCAGAGCAAATCAGCCTGGTACCCCCAGATTTCGCCCACGTACTCGTACCGGAATTCCACCAGCCAGCACAACCAGTCGTCTTTCGACCTGACCACGCAAGGAACGTCCGTATCACTGCAGCAAACGATTTTCGACTCGGGCAGGCGCGAAATCGGCATAGCCCAGAGTCGGAACTCCGTGCGAAGCGCCACGCTGGGTGTTCAGAATACCCGCGAGGCGGTTATCCTGAACGTCACCACCAGTTACTACCAATTGCTGCGGACCAAGGATCTGGTGCGCGTGGCGGAGTCCGGATTGGAGCGGGCCCGGACGACCCTGGAAGCGACAAAGGCGTTTGTCGAGGCGGGCTCTTCCGCGAAGAAGGATACCCTGCAGGCGCAGGCGGATTACTCGAACGCCGATGTCCAGGTGATTCAGGCCCGCAACAACGTGCGGCTTGCCCAGACCAGCCTTCGGCAGGCGATGGGTCTCACATCGAATCAGGATATCGTGACGCCGGACCAGCCGGTGCCCGCGCCATCGGAAACGCCGGACACCAAAGTGGCGTCGGACTACATCGACCAGGCGCTGGCACACCGGCCCGACTTGAAGCAGACGGAGATAGGGGTGGACTCGAGCCGCCGGAGTGTTCGCCTCGCGAAGATCAACGCCGGCCCCACCCTCGAATCCACGTTGAGCAGCACATACTCGGCGCACCCGTCGCCCGGCCTGGACAAGATCGTGGCGGTGTCCGTTACGTATCCGCTTTTCGACGCCGGCTCTTCCCGGGCGAGGGTCCGGGAGGCGTCCGCGGGATTGAGAGGCGCGCAAGCGCAGTTGGAATTGTCGCGTCAGGCAATCGCTGCCGATGTGGAATCCGCCTATCTGAGCCGTGAAGAGGCTCGCAGCCGCATCACCGCGGCCCAAAGCGCGCTGACGGCATCAAGATCAAACTACGATGCGGCCTCGCAATCGCGGACCGAGGGCGTGGGAACCATCCTGGACGTCATCACGGCGGAGAACTCGCTCATCACAGCGGAGACCAACACCGTCCAGGCGATTTATGACTATTACAGCGCCGATGCGCTCTTGCAGCGCTCGGTCGGCGCCAATGACACTTACGTTAGCGCGGGAGGAAAGTCTTGA
- a CDS encoding S8 family serine peptidase, translating to MNDRIATARRIAAMCLGLGSMALSAAAGPGARVLLPAQASIRRAILPVTDVDRDGNRIDDELDARLRNAREAILGTGQAGGNVAASLGDLASPVDVEFNFVRPVTQREIDAFTALGGRVTWVYRAVGYGWNGSIALGSLQAAVASMGAGFNGAVLSRPARLGMYTATRNGRVRQQWPLGYAGNANITIGIIDTGVSSSGNPVGVGYHPDLAGRMAYWHDYSPDAWPTPRDKGEHGSHVTGIATGSGSVGGINPSTIKYSDSDNLIPQLQYFIRTNLELPALSESTGPATFDWSANAKWIPGNSAQQVNLFYAAYQSSDLPTTTANDTGAYGLTANYISKAATFSTSSALSFSGGITLPFTAHYGSAAPSGADVNTNLFSNYLGPWAGTGWTSTMPYSVATTLSPRNGYVFSAGDSFPLLSGVAPACKWAGFKVFADASVAGSAPGAVEAAMDDLAAKASTYCIKVANMSMGSLTPLQTDRDKANAMVDAGVFVAVAAMNEGPTGTFGDPARAGKVMTVAASNSDNQLTLYTSDGFTGGTDVGGDTIKPDIMAPGGSRFHTQILSVDSNDSDAMSGTFPDLRLNDYRPILGTSMATPFVAGCAALVIDAWQQNGHVWQFGKSDDPLFVKMLLCATATESNMQREVDPEVGGPGVSNPTLGRAANPKDGAEGYGLINVDAAIECLRRTPFVTGPVSDSLLSGRFEKRASGFNVYLTAGASRTFTLAVPAGADFDLYLYRPTPDANGNPIILASSTTSSVAGNTERITFTPTSTAVYYLVVKRVSGGGTFTLTGSAPPPAPAATTSPATSISALGATLNGTVNPRGYSGTAVFNYGLTTAYGTLTNAVSFSASTSTLTVSKALSTLASGTTYHYRLEATTIGGPAYGGDQVFTTKFAIGDVLTALRVWGGLAPADPATVARLNVENTGASTTALDLGDAARLARKVAGRDPNP from the coding sequence TTGAATGACCGCATTGCGACCGCGAGGAGGATCGCCGCGATGTGCCTCGGGCTCGGTTCGATGGCGCTTTCCGCCGCAGCAGGCCCGGGCGCGCGCGTGCTTCTGCCGGCACAGGCCTCGATCCGCCGGGCCATCCTGCCTGTCACGGATGTGGATCGTGATGGCAACCGCATCGACGACGAACTGGACGCCAGGCTCCGCAACGCCCGCGAGGCGATTCTGGGAACGGGCCAGGCCGGCGGGAACGTCGCCGCGTCCCTCGGCGACCTCGCTTCACCCGTGGACGTGGAGTTCAACTTCGTCCGGCCCGTAACGCAGCGGGAGATAGACGCGTTTACCGCTCTGGGGGGACGCGTCACCTGGGTCTATCGCGCCGTCGGCTACGGCTGGAACGGGTCTATCGCGCTCGGCAGCCTGCAGGCTGCGGTTGCCTCGATGGGCGCCGGCTTTAACGGCGCCGTGCTTTCCAGGCCGGCGCGCCTGGGCATGTATACCGCCACCCGTAACGGCCGTGTCCGGCAGCAATGGCCGCTGGGCTACGCGGGAAACGCGAACATCACAATCGGCATCATCGATACCGGCGTATCGAGTTCCGGCAACCCGGTCGGCGTCGGTTACCACCCCGATCTAGCCGGCCGGATGGCGTACTGGCATGACTACTCGCCGGACGCGTGGCCCACTCCGCGTGACAAAGGCGAACACGGCAGTCACGTCACCGGCATCGCGACCGGCAGCGGATCAGTCGGAGGGATCAATCCTTCCACCATCAAGTATTCGGACTCCGACAACCTCATCCCTCAACTTCAGTACTTCATCAGGACGAATCTGGAACTGCCCGCGTTGAGCGAAAGCACCGGCCCCGCGACCTTCGACTGGAGCGCCAACGCCAAGTGGATTCCCGGCAACTCCGCGCAACAGGTCAACCTGTTCTACGCCGCCTATCAGAGTAGCGACCTACCAACGACAACGGCGAATGACACCGGGGCCTACGGGTTGACCGCAAACTACATCAGCAAGGCGGCCACTTTCTCGACCAGTTCAGCCCTGTCCTTTTCGGGGGGGATAACGCTGCCGTTCACGGCGCATTACGGGTCCGCGGCGCCGTCCGGCGCAGATGTTAACACGAACCTGTTCTCCAACTACCTGGGTCCCTGGGCCGGAACGGGGTGGACCAGCACGATGCCCTACTCGGTCGCCACTACCCTTTCGCCCAGGAATGGCTATGTGTTCTCCGCCGGCGATTCGTTTCCACTCCTGAGCGGCGTGGCCCCTGCGTGCAAGTGGGCAGGGTTCAAAGTGTTCGCGGACGCATCGGTCGCCGGCAGCGCGCCCGGCGCCGTGGAGGCGGCGATGGATGACCTGGCCGCAAAAGCCTCAACGTACTGCATCAAGGTCGCGAACATGTCGATGGGTTCCCTCACTCCCCTCCAGACGGACCGGGACAAGGCGAACGCCATGGTCGATGCCGGCGTGTTTGTCGCGGTTGCCGCCATGAACGAAGGGCCAACGGGGACGTTCGGCGATCCGGCCCGCGCCGGGAAGGTGATGACGGTTGCCGCTTCAAACAGCGACAACCAGCTCACCCTTTATACGAGCGACGGGTTCACCGGCGGGACGGACGTGGGTGGCGACACGATCAAGCCGGACATTATGGCTCCCGGCGGTTCGCGCTTCCACACTCAGATTCTCTCCGTCGATTCGAACGATTCCGATGCCATGTCGGGAACGTTCCCAGACCTGCGCCTGAATGACTACCGCCCCATCCTCGGCACGTCGATGGCCACTCCGTTCGTGGCCGGGTGCGCGGCGCTGGTCATCGATGCCTGGCAGCAGAACGGACACGTCTGGCAGTTCGGCAAAAGCGACGATCCGCTGTTCGTGAAGATGCTGCTCTGCGCAACGGCGACCGAGTCCAACATGCAACGGGAAGTTGACCCGGAGGTGGGCGGCCCCGGCGTTTCCAATCCCACTTTGGGACGGGCAGCGAACCCGAAGGATGGAGCCGAAGGATACGGGTTGATAAACGTGGACGCGGCCATCGAGTGTCTGCGGCGCACTCCGTTCGTCACCGGACCGGTATCCGATAGCCTTCTGTCCGGGCGGTTCGAGAAGCGGGCGAGCGGCTTCAACGTCTATCTGACGGCGGGGGCGTCCAGGACGTTCACACTCGCGGTGCCGGCAGGCGCGGATTTCGACCTTTACCTTTACAGGCCCACGCCCGATGCGAACGGCAATCCGATCATCCTTGCCTCGTCCACAACGTCATCCGTAGCCGGCAACACGGAAAGAATCACCTTTACACCGACCTCCACTGCGGTATACTATCTCGTCGTCAAGCGCGTTTCCGGTGGCGGGACCTTTACCCTCACGGGTTCCGCGCCGCCCCCCGCCCCGGCAGCGACCACAAGCCCGGCGACGTCGATAAGCGCGCTTGGCGCAACGCTCAACGGCACGGTGAATCCCAGGGGATACAGTGGAACCGCGGTCTTCAACTACGGGCTGACCACCGCTTATGGGACACTCACGAACGCTGTGTCGTTCTCCGCATCGACATCGACGCTAACCGTCAGTAAGGCACTCTCGACGCTCGCATCCGGCACCACATACCACTACCGCCTCGAGGCCACCACAATCGGAGGCCCGGCGTATGGCGGGGATCAGGTCTTCACCACGAAATTCGCGATCGGGGACGTCTTAACGGCGCTGCGAGTTTGGGGCGGGCTGGCGCCGGCGGATCCCGCCACCGTAGCGCGGCTGAATGTAGAAAACACCGGCGCATCCACGACTGCGCTGGACCTTGGAGACGCCGCCCGCCTCGCGCGGAAGGTCGCGGGCCGCGACCCGAACCCCTGA
- a CDS encoding family 10 glycosylhydrolase, which yields MRWILLAWTMLLPIASRAADIPKDLPPVTREFRGLWVATVGNIDWPTKGASTDQQKQELIAILDKAAALRMNAVVFQVRPAADALYPSDLEPWSAYLTGTMGKAPEPFYDPLAFAIEECHKRGLELHAWFNPFRASYAPGSTPAPSHISVTRAQLVKPYGRQQWMDPGEPDARKHSLAVFLDVVKRYDIDGIHVDDYFYPYKVRGPQGGSLDFPDNSSWAKYRADGGRLSRADWRRDSINQFIEGMYKGTKELKPWVKVGVSPFGIWRPKNPPGISGFDAYAELYADSRKWLQNGWVDYFTPQLYWSSTKPRQSYPALLAWWVEQNRKHRNIWPGNILSHPADEIGRQIEITRKQNGATGNVFFSARTLLTNRGGVADTIAKAYAEPSLVPPSPWLEARGPEPPTLTVEAGVASWKSEGPGWLWVIRSKTNGTWTTEIVPAGQTTLPVGGAEIYTVTAVDRCGLASEPSVWERPLQEVAVKATEQHVE from the coding sequence ATGAGGTGGATTCTGCTTGCATGGACCATGCTGCTTCCGATAGCATCACGCGCAGCGGACATTCCGAAGGACCTGCCGCCCGTAACCCGCGAATTCCGCGGTCTGTGGGTCGCTACCGTCGGCAACATAGACTGGCCCACAAAGGGCGCTTCAACGGACCAGCAGAAGCAGGAGCTCATCGCCATCCTTGACAAGGCTGCGGCGCTCAGGATGAATGCCGTCGTCTTTCAAGTCCGGCCCGCAGCGGATGCGCTCTACCCATCGGATCTTGAGCCATGGTCCGCCTACCTCACGGGCACAATGGGTAAAGCGCCCGAGCCTTTCTACGATCCGCTCGCGTTCGCCATCGAGGAATGCCATAAACGCGGTCTGGAACTACACGCCTGGTTCAACCCGTTCCGCGCCAGTTACGCCCCGGGCTCGACGCCGGCGCCTAGCCACATCAGCGTCACCCGCGCCCAACTCGTCAAACCCTACGGCCGGCAGCAATGGATGGACCCCGGCGAGCCCGACGCCCGGAAGCACTCCCTGGCCGTGTTCCTCGACGTCGTGAAGCGTTATGACATCGATGGCATCCACGTTGACGACTACTTCTACCCCTACAAGGTACGCGGGCCACAAGGAGGCAGCCTCGATTTTCCGGACAATTCTAGTTGGGCGAAGTACCGGGCGGACGGAGGCAGATTGAGCCGCGCGGATTGGCGCCGAGACAGCATCAACCAATTCATCGAAGGGATGTACAAGGGCACGAAGGAGCTGAAGCCATGGGTGAAGGTTGGCGTCAGCCCATTCGGAATATGGCGTCCGAAGAATCCGCCAGGAATCTCCGGATTCGACGCCTACGCCGAGTTGTACGCGGACTCAAGAAAGTGGCTTCAGAACGGATGGGTGGACTATTTCACCCCGCAATTATACTGGTCGTCCACTAAGCCGCGGCAATCATACCCCGCACTGCTTGCCTGGTGGGTAGAACAGAACCGGAAACATCGCAATATCTGGCCGGGAAATATCCTCAGCCACCCGGCGGATGAGATCGGCAGGCAGATTGAGATCACTCGCAAACAGAACGGGGCCACCGGCAACGTGTTTTTCAGCGCCCGGACATTGCTGACCAACCGCGGCGGCGTCGCGGATACCATCGCAAAGGCCTACGCGGAGCCTTCGCTGGTTCCTCCGTCTCCGTGGCTCGAAGCGCGCGGCCCCGAGCCACCGACACTGACGGTTGAGGCCGGCGTCGCCTCGTGGAAGTCCGAGGGGCCGGGCTGGCTTTGGGTGATTCGCTCGAAAACAAACGGTACCTGGACCACGGAGATCGTGCCTGCCGGACAAACAACCCTGCCCGTCGGGGGCGCCGAGATATACACGGTGACCGCCGTGGACCGTTGCGGTCTGGCCAGTGAACCAAGCGTGTGGGAACGTCCCCTTCAGGAGGTTGCGGTAAAAGCCACGGAGCAGCACGTTGAATGA
- a CDS encoding DUF1003 domain-containing protein, translating into MIEIKVPKPPTLEDIRKNRKPIRNVRTAHAESLKPLEKFAIWMTNRVGTMAFFFFCVILVTVPLIYKPSMTVIQYISSGYLQLILLPLIMVGQNLQSRAADLRAENDYEINIKAEREVEVILHHLEYQNSILIGMVQKMGYTLEEVEALARTDQAHHGKAAS; encoded by the coding sequence ATGATCGAGATCAAAGTCCCCAAGCCGCCCACCCTAGAGGACATTCGTAAGAATCGCAAGCCCATTCGCAACGTGCGCACGGCCCACGCGGAGAGCCTCAAGCCTCTGGAGAAGTTCGCCATATGGATGACGAACCGGGTTGGCACGATGGCTTTCTTCTTCTTCTGCGTGATTCTGGTCACGGTTCCGCTCATATACAAGCCGTCCATGACGGTGATCCAGTATATTTCCAGCGGGTATCTTCAGTTGATCCTGTTGCCGCTTATCATGGTCGGGCAGAACCTGCAGAGCCGGGCCGCCGACCTTCGAGCGGAGAATGACTACGAGATAAACATCAAGGCGGAGCGCGAGGTTGAAGTGATCCTTCACCACCTGGAATACCAGAACAGCATCCTCATCGGCATGGTCCAGAAGATGGGCTACACGCTGGAGGAAGTCGAGGCGCTCGCCCGAACAGACCAGGCGCATCACGGCAAGGCTGCCTCCTGA